Proteins encoded in a region of the Pseudomonadota bacterium genome:
- a CDS encoding dihydroxy-acid dehydratase, whose protein sequence is GGLIGLVEEGDIIAIDIPGKTLTLKVIDDVLAQRRENWQPLPVKITTGYMARYARLVTSANTGAVFK, encoded by the coding sequence GGCGGCTTGATCGGCCTGGTTGAAGAGGGCGATATCATCGCCATTGATATTCCCGGCAAGACCCTGACCCTGAAAGTGATCGATGACGTGCTGGCCCAGCGCCGGGAAAACTGGCAGCCATTGCCGGTCAAGATCACCACTGGCTACATGGCCCGTTATGCCCGGCTGGTAACTTCCGCCAATACCGGAGCAGTGTTTAAATAA
- a CDS encoding ARMT1-like domain-containing protein, giving the protein MHTYLDCYPCFLRQALASLRLITDQETEQKRVLDQVMQALPTLPLAYSPPRIAKTVYEIVARETGIEDPYQEIKTASNRQALAALPELVRIIAQKPNRLRAAASLAISGNLIDFGVQHEGFKVSEGLNSQIPDHFDLDDFPAFEQQLPGTTKLLYIGDNAGEIVADKIFISQMKAAYPQLKVGFAVRGTPIINDVTIVDAEQVGMAEVAGIINSGCRAPALLEDEMSPEMADWFYHATMIIAKGQGNYEALSQSKQAIFFLLQCKCPVVADDLKVEVGSTIFKYHRRKQGKLK; this is encoded by the coding sequence ATGCATACTTATCTCGACTGCTATCCATGCTTCCTGCGCCAGGCACTGGCCTCATTGCGCCTGATAACCGATCAGGAAACAGAGCAAAAACGGGTGCTTGACCAGGTCATGCAGGCCCTGCCCACCCTGCCGCTGGCATATTCTCCTCCCAGGATTGCCAAAACCGTCTACGAAATTGTTGCCAGGGAAACCGGCATTGAAGACCCGTATCAGGAGATTAAAACCGCCTCCAACCGCCAGGCGCTGGCAGCCCTGCCGGAACTGGTAAGAATTATTGCGCAAAAACCAAACCGCTTACGGGCGGCCGCGTCCCTGGCAATTTCCGGCAACCTGATAGACTTTGGGGTTCAGCACGAAGGATTTAAAGTCAGCGAAGGCTTGAACAGCCAAATCCCGGACCATTTTGATCTTGATGATTTTCCCGCTTTTGAACAGCAGTTACCGGGAACCACGAAATTGTTGTATATCGGTGATAACGCCGGAGAAATTGTTGCCGATAAAATTTTTATTTCTCAGATGAAGGCCGCCTATCCCCAGCTTAAAGTGGGATTTGCCGTCCGCGGCACTCCGATCATCAATGATGTAACCATAGTTGATGCCGAGCAGGTGGGGATGGCTGAAGTTGCCGGAATTATCAACAGCGGTTGCCGGGCACCGGCACTGCTGGAAGATGAGATGAGTCCGGAAATGGCTGACTGGTTTTATCATGCCACCATGATTATTGCCAAAGGGCAGGGGAACTATGAAGCTTTAAGCCAAAGTAAGCAGGCCATATTTTTTCTGCTCCAATGCAAATGCCCGGTAGTCGCCGATGATCTGAAAGTAGAAGTGGGAAGCACAATCTTCAAATACCACCGCAGAAAGCAGGGTAAGCTTAAATAA